The sequence below is a genomic window from Humulus lupulus chromosome 3, drHumLupu1.1, whole genome shotgun sequence.
agagagagaaacaatttAGTGCCCATCAAGTGTTCTTGTATCAAAGTTGGTAGATAACTTTAAGATGGAAGTACAACTTTAAGTTTTCTGAATCCAATCATAGTTttgatttgttttctttaattagTACCATATAATTCACTCCAAGTAGAATGAAATAGCTCACTTTacctttatatttggatattaaatAGAACTCATCATAGAGTATATgacaaaaatagagcaaactcATATAAGAAAGTAGATAATATGCCAATATTGTTTTAGTTAGTTTACATACAAAGTATTGGCTTATAAATgtataaatcaaaatcaaaagaacaaaaaacaagtaaaatatttttcaacagcCCAGAAATTGtctatttgataaaaaataattgagaacaaataaaTAATCCAATCATTTCATCACGAGAGAAACCTCTAAGAAACCAACTCCACCAAAAATTGACTTAATTTCATTTCACCTACGAGAATCTCAGCTCAGTACATtattaaaatttcttgaaaaccCAAATGCTGATATACATAAATTAGATTAATCAAAACATAGATATGGAAATTAAAGAGTAACATTAGATACCTGATAGAGATGAAATGCGGAGAACCAACGAAGAGAATTTAGGGGGtgaagttttctttctttctttcctttccgtttttcctttccttttttcctgagaattcagggaaaaaaaaaagagtatgaaGAGCAAGCACTGTATTTGGGTTGAAGATCGACAAGTAAAAGAGgccaatttttcttctttttttgagcAAAGCCAACTCAAAAGATGCTTGGGAGACAAATCATTAGGGCACAATTGGAAAAAACTTGAAAAGGAAGTTGAAATTTTCAGGGAGAGAATTGAAGACATGGAAATGAAGAGAGAGCAAAGCAATGAGATTTTGTCTAAATGCTTGGAGTCTCTTTCATCAGAAAATGTGAGCTTGGAAAGGATCATAAAAAATGTGGCTGTAGAAAAaactgatgatgatgatgatggcaaGTTCATTAAAGGCATAGAAAAGAGTGATTCAATGCGTTTGGAATTGGAATTGACTGAAGAGCTATTGGTAGTTACAAGACTTGCTTCTGAGGCTGAAGAGAAGGTGAATGAGTACAAAGAATtgaggaagaaggagaagagggagTTGGAGAATAGTGTGGTGAGTTTGACAGAGGAGAATAGAGATACCAACAGTTTGATGAGAGCAGCCTTGTTGGAGAAGGAAGCTGTGGAGAAGAGGTTGAAGGTGAATAGCGAGCAGAAGAGAGTTGCCCTTTTGCAGATTGCGGAGCGAGGTTTGCAGAGAGTTGGTTTTGGGTTTATGATGGGAAGTGGGAACACTGAGCAATCACTACAGAGTTTTTCAGGAGCCAAGTCAGATAGCAGTGAGTGTGAAGAGGATGCAATATTTCGTAACTGTTTTTATTCGTATCTATTAGATTTTGCTGATTTTTGGTTTGTATTCTACAATTGACTTAATTGGgtagttaataaaatttatatagatCTGGCTCCCCATTCCCCATGGTCTGTCTCACCAAATCATACCCGAGAGAATTTTGGTTCAGAATTTTCTTATATGATCACC
It includes:
- the LOC133825082 gene encoding uncharacterized protein At3g49055-like, producing MKSKHCIWVEDRQVKEANFSSFFEQSQLKRCLGDKSLGHNWKKLEKEVEIFRERIEDMEMKREQSNEILSKCLESLSSENVSLERIIKNVAVEKTDDDDDGKFIKGIEKSDSMRLELELTEELLVVTRLASEAEEKVNEYKELRKKEKRELENSVVSLTEENRDTNSLMRAALLEKEAVEKRLKVNSEQKRVALLQIAERGLQRVGFGFMMGSGNTEQSLQSFSGAKSDSSECEEDAIFRNCFYSYLLDFADFWWIGDLDIYVIKIVGLLKIYRSFQDFDEASTVERIMKNLRLEITKLRRSLEESSTMPRSDTDCRVLQRNKLKLLKKTSYTSSTAAVVAAAAAAAAAAAATAAVAAAAAAAEAAAAVEAAAAAAVAAAAAAAAAAAATAAAAAAEAAAAAAAAAAVAAAKAAAAAAKAAAAAAAKAAAAAAAKAAAAAAAAAAAAAAAAAAAAAAAAAAAAAAAAVAVAEIE